In the Panthera uncia isolate 11264 chromosome D2, Puncia_PCG_1.0, whole genome shotgun sequence genome, one interval contains:
- the NOLC1 gene encoding nucleolar and coiled-body phosphoprotein 1 isoform X1 yields the protein MADAGLRRVVPSDLYPLVLGFLRDNQLSEVANKFAKATGATQQDANASSLLDIYSFWLNRSTKAPKRKLQVNGPVTKKAKKKTSSSDSSEDSSEEEETQGPPAKKAVVPAKRASLPQHGGKASAKATESSSSEESSDEEEEDKKKKPVQKGVKPQPKTVKAPPKKAKSSDSDSDSSSEDEAPKNQKPKTTPVAAKAQAKASAKSGTPARVAPKIANGKAASSKSSSSSSSSSDDSEEEEATAIPKKTVPKKQVVAKAPVKAAATPTQKSSSSEDSSSEEEEEQKKPIKKKPGPYSSVPPPSAALSKKSLGTQAPKKAAEKKEPVESSEDSSDESDSSSEEEKRPPAKTVISKATIKPAPAKKASESSSDSSDSDSSENEAPAKSAATTKNLPSKPAATPKQPAAKSATAPKQAAGSVQKPLTRKADSSSSEEESSSSEEEKTKKTVATPKSKAMAKAAPSPAAKQSSQGGRDSSSDSDSSSSEEEKEEKISKSPVKKKPQKTAGVVVFTKPATAKKAKAESSSSSSDDSSEEEEEEEKPKGKGSIRPQALKTNGTSALTTQNGKADKDSNEEEEKKKTTAVCKPGSGKKRKQNEAAKEAETPQAKKIKPQTPNTFPKRKKGEKRASSPFRRIREEEIEVDARVADNSFDAKRGAAGDWGERANQVLKFTKGKSFRHEKTKKKRGSYRGGSISVQVNSIKFDSE from the exons ATGGCGGACGCCGGCTTGCGCCGCGTGGTTCCCAGCGACCTGTATCCGCTCGTGCTCGGCTTTTTGCGCGATAACCAGCTGTCGGAGGTGGCCAATAAATTCGCCAAGGCAACAGGCGCT acCCAACAGGACGCCAACGCCTCTTCCCTCTTGGACATCTACAGCTTCTGGCTCAA CAGGTCCACCAAGGCCCCAAAGCGGAAGTTACAGGTAAACGGACCAGTGACTAAGAAGGCTAAGAAGAAGACTTCGTCCAGTGACAGCAGTGAGGACAGCAGTGAGGAGGAAGAAACCCAAGGGCCTCCAGCTAAGAAAGCTG TTGTACCTGCCAAGCGGGCCAGTCTGCCTCAGCATGGTGGAAAGGCTTCAGCTAAAGCAACAGAGAGCAGCAGCAGTGAAGAATCCagtgatgaggaggaggaggacaagaaGAAAAAGCCTGTTCAG AAGGGAGTTAAGCCCCAACCCAAGACAGTCAAAGCTCCTCCTAAGAAGGCCAAGAGCTCTGATTCTGATTCAGACTCAAGCTCAGAAGATGAGGCACCAAAGAACCAGAAGCCAAAGACAACACCTGTGGCAGCTAAGGCTCAAGCTAAAGCCTCAGCCAAATCAG gtACACCAGCTCGGGTAGCACCTAAAATAGCCAATGGCAAAGCAGCCAGCAGtaagagcagcagcagcagcagcagcagtagtgatgactcagaggaggaggaggcaacAGCCATACCTAAGAAG ACTGTACCTAAAAAGCAAGTTGTGGCCAAGGCTCCAGTGAAAGCAGCAGCCACCCCTACCCAAAAGAGTTCCAGTAGCGAGGACTCCTCaagtgaagaggaggaggagcagaaaaaaCCCATAAAGAAAAAACCAG GTCCCTATAGTTCAGTCCCCCCACCTTCTGCTGCCCTATCCAAGAAGTCCCTGGGAACCCAGGCTCCCAAGAAAGCTGCAGAGAAGAAAGAGCCTGTAGAGAGCAGTGAGGACAGCAGTGATGAGTCTG ATTCGAGttctgaagaagaaaagagacccCCAGCTAAGACAGTCATCTCTAAAGCAACCATTAAACCAGCTCCAGCAAAGAAGGCATCAGAGAGCTCTTCAGACAGCTCAG ACTCTGACAGTTCTGAGAATGAAGCTCCTGCCAAGTCAGCTGCTACCACCAAGAATCTCCCAAGTAAGCCAGCTGCCACTCCCAAGCAACCTGCAGCTAAATCAGCCACAGCTCCCAAGCAAGCTGCAGGCAGTGTCCAGAAGCCTCTGACCAGAAAGGCTGATAGCAGCTCCAGTGAGGAGGAGAGCAGTTCTAGTGAAGAGGAGAAGACAAAGAAGACTGTGGCCACCCCCAAGTCAAAGGCAATGGCCAAAGCAGCTCCATCTCCGGCTGCCAAACAGTCCTCTCAGGGTGGTAGGGACAGCAGCTCTGATTCAGACAGCTCTAGcagtgaggaagagaaggaagagaagatatcAAAATCCCCAGTTAAAAAGAAGCCACAGAAGACAGCGGGAGTGGTAGTCTTTACCAAGCCAGCCACCGCAAAGAAAGCAAAGGCTGAGAGTAGCAGCTCTTCCTCTGATGATtccagtgaggaggaggaggaggaggagaagcctAAGGGCAAAGGCAGTATAAGACCACAAGCGCTGAAGACCAATGGGACCTCTGCACTGACTACCCAGAATGGAAAAGCAGACAAGGACAgcaatgaggaagaagaaaagaaaaagacaaccgcAGTTTGTAAGCCAG GTTCAGGAAAGAAGCGGAAGCAGAATGAGGCTGCCAAGGAGGCAGAGACTCCTCAAGCCAAGAAGATAAAGCCCCAGACCCCCAACACGTttccaaaaaggaagaaa GGAGAAAAAAGGGCATCATCACCATTCCGAAGGATCAGGGAGGAGGAAATCGAGGTAGATGCTCGAGTGGCAGACAACTCCTTTGATGCCAAG CGGGGTGCAGCTGGAGACTGGGGGGAGCGAGCCAATCAGGTTCTGAAGTTCACCAAAGGCAAATCGTTTCGGCATGAAAAAACCAAGAAGAAGCGTGGCAGCTACCGGGGAGGCTCCATCTCTGTCCAGGTCAATTCCATTAAGTTTGACAGCGAATGA
- the NOLC1 gene encoding nucleolar and coiled-body phosphoprotein 1 isoform X2, giving the protein MADAGLRRVVPSDLYPLVLGFLRDNQLSEVANKFAKATGATQQDANASSLLDIYSFWLKSTKAPKRKLQVNGPVTKKAKKKTSSSDSSEDSSEEEETQGPPAKKAVVPAKRASLPQHGGKASAKATESSSSEESSDEEEEDKKKKPVQKGVKPQPKTVKAPPKKAKSSDSDSDSSSEDEAPKNQKPKTTPVAAKAQAKASAKSGTPARVAPKIANGKAASSKSSSSSSSSSDDSEEEEATAIPKKTVPKKQVVAKAPVKAAATPTQKSSSSEDSSSEEEEEQKKPIKKKPGPYSSVPPPSAALSKKSLGTQAPKKAAEKKEPVESSEDSSDESDSSSEEEKRPPAKTVISKATIKPAPAKKASESSSDSSDSDSSENEAPAKSAATTKNLPSKPAATPKQPAAKSATAPKQAAGSVQKPLTRKADSSSSEEESSSSEEEKTKKTVATPKSKAMAKAAPSPAAKQSSQGGRDSSSDSDSSSSEEEKEEKISKSPVKKKPQKTAGVVVFTKPATAKKAKAESSSSSSDDSSEEEEEEEKPKGKGSIRPQALKTNGTSALTTQNGKADKDSNEEEEKKKTTAVCKPGSGKKRKQNEAAKEAETPQAKKIKPQTPNTFPKRKKGEKRASSPFRRIREEEIEVDARVADNSFDAKRGAAGDWGERANQVLKFTKGKSFRHEKTKKKRGSYRGGSISVQVNSIKFDSE; this is encoded by the exons ATGGCGGACGCCGGCTTGCGCCGCGTGGTTCCCAGCGACCTGTATCCGCTCGTGCTCGGCTTTTTGCGCGATAACCAGCTGTCGGAGGTGGCCAATAAATTCGCCAAGGCAACAGGCGCT acCCAACAGGACGCCAACGCCTCTTCCCTCTTGGACATCTACAGCTTCTGGCTCAA GTCCACCAAGGCCCCAAAGCGGAAGTTACAGGTAAACGGACCAGTGACTAAGAAGGCTAAGAAGAAGACTTCGTCCAGTGACAGCAGTGAGGACAGCAGTGAGGAGGAAGAAACCCAAGGGCCTCCAGCTAAGAAAGCTG TTGTACCTGCCAAGCGGGCCAGTCTGCCTCAGCATGGTGGAAAGGCTTCAGCTAAAGCAACAGAGAGCAGCAGCAGTGAAGAATCCagtgatgaggaggaggaggacaagaaGAAAAAGCCTGTTCAG AAGGGAGTTAAGCCCCAACCCAAGACAGTCAAAGCTCCTCCTAAGAAGGCCAAGAGCTCTGATTCTGATTCAGACTCAAGCTCAGAAGATGAGGCACCAAAGAACCAGAAGCCAAAGACAACACCTGTGGCAGCTAAGGCTCAAGCTAAAGCCTCAGCCAAATCAG gtACACCAGCTCGGGTAGCACCTAAAATAGCCAATGGCAAAGCAGCCAGCAGtaagagcagcagcagcagcagcagcagtagtgatgactcagaggaggaggaggcaacAGCCATACCTAAGAAG ACTGTACCTAAAAAGCAAGTTGTGGCCAAGGCTCCAGTGAAAGCAGCAGCCACCCCTACCCAAAAGAGTTCCAGTAGCGAGGACTCCTCaagtgaagaggaggaggagcagaaaaaaCCCATAAAGAAAAAACCAG GTCCCTATAGTTCAGTCCCCCCACCTTCTGCTGCCCTATCCAAGAAGTCCCTGGGAACCCAGGCTCCCAAGAAAGCTGCAGAGAAGAAAGAGCCTGTAGAGAGCAGTGAGGACAGCAGTGATGAGTCTG ATTCGAGttctgaagaagaaaagagacccCCAGCTAAGACAGTCATCTCTAAAGCAACCATTAAACCAGCTCCAGCAAAGAAGGCATCAGAGAGCTCTTCAGACAGCTCAG ACTCTGACAGTTCTGAGAATGAAGCTCCTGCCAAGTCAGCTGCTACCACCAAGAATCTCCCAAGTAAGCCAGCTGCCACTCCCAAGCAACCTGCAGCTAAATCAGCCACAGCTCCCAAGCAAGCTGCAGGCAGTGTCCAGAAGCCTCTGACCAGAAAGGCTGATAGCAGCTCCAGTGAGGAGGAGAGCAGTTCTAGTGAAGAGGAGAAGACAAAGAAGACTGTGGCCACCCCCAAGTCAAAGGCAATGGCCAAAGCAGCTCCATCTCCGGCTGCCAAACAGTCCTCTCAGGGTGGTAGGGACAGCAGCTCTGATTCAGACAGCTCTAGcagtgaggaagagaaggaagagaagatatcAAAATCCCCAGTTAAAAAGAAGCCACAGAAGACAGCGGGAGTGGTAGTCTTTACCAAGCCAGCCACCGCAAAGAAAGCAAAGGCTGAGAGTAGCAGCTCTTCCTCTGATGATtccagtgaggaggaggaggaggaggagaagcctAAGGGCAAAGGCAGTATAAGACCACAAGCGCTGAAGACCAATGGGACCTCTGCACTGACTACCCAGAATGGAAAAGCAGACAAGGACAgcaatgaggaagaagaaaagaaaaagacaaccgcAGTTTGTAAGCCAG GTTCAGGAAAGAAGCGGAAGCAGAATGAGGCTGCCAAGGAGGCAGAGACTCCTCAAGCCAAGAAGATAAAGCCCCAGACCCCCAACACGTttccaaaaaggaagaaa GGAGAAAAAAGGGCATCATCACCATTCCGAAGGATCAGGGAGGAGGAAATCGAGGTAGATGCTCGAGTGGCAGACAACTCCTTTGATGCCAAG CGGGGTGCAGCTGGAGACTGGGGGGAGCGAGCCAATCAGGTTCTGAAGTTCACCAAAGGCAAATCGTTTCGGCATGAAAAAACCAAGAAGAAGCGTGGCAGCTACCGGGGAGGCTCCATCTCTGTCCAGGTCAATTCCATTAAGTTTGACAGCGAATGA